The following DNA comes from Eretmochelys imbricata isolate rEreImb1 chromosome 2, rEreImb1.hap1, whole genome shotgun sequence.
GCATATGCATGCAACTGTGGTAACTACACACGCACACTTTTGCTCGTGAACCTTAGGCAGAGACTGATGCCTGCCGATGTGCCTGCCGATGTGGAGAGGGGGGCacagtgagggcagctggcttcggcattgttactgagcatgctcagtctgtgcgagcatgctcagtacaagccacacagcaaatctggggggcacatgacccctCATTCCCTCCCCCGCACGCGTTGCCGCCTCATGACATATATTTGTAAAATTTAGCCCAAGTCATTTTAAGTGGCTTGAAAGGTAGTGCATTCCTGAAGAATCCATAATCTAGTTCCCTTCCTTTTTAATTCGCAAACAGAGTTGAAATAGATACTAAGAATTATTAAGAGCCTGCTAATATGTGTTTATACTTACATGGGCGGGGGGAGGCTGATAGACATGTTAACTTCTGCATCTTCTTGAATAATCTTTAATTCATGTTTAAAACCCTTATATATCACTGATTATTATTGGTGGTGAGGTGTTTTTATACCTTGtctgtttttcacaaaaaatgatGTTCCGGTTGAAAtgggtatcatttaaaaaaaccacagttGGTTTACTTTAAATTTTTTTGATTGATTTTAAATTTACTAGTCAGTAAAGCCCTAATTCAGCCACACACCTAAGCACACGTTTAAGCCCAGCCTTGTTAACAAAGCACTTAGCACATTTTAACTGCATAGCTACTTTACTAAAGAGAAATAGACTTAAACACAGgcattgctggatcagggcctaaaatgtCAACATTTGCCAATAGTAACCACAGTGACATGTGAGATATCACACTAATTTCCAGTTTAGTAATTGTATAGTAAATGAATGTGGTTTCTCAGATATCACTGGATGTGGTCACTTAAAATGCTTGCCTTTTTAATAGCTGTGCCCTGTCCTTCCCTGATAATCCATATGCCGTGAGCTCTTCCTAGACCCAGTTTGATGTCATCCCTAAGTCACTCTATAATTACCATTCTTAAAGGAGTTTTATAACCAATAGCCCATCTACCTCCCTTGTTTTGGAGattatggaattttaaaaattaaacaaaactattGTTGAGCCCCCCCCCACTCAGTCACTCAGACTGtcatttctccccttcccctcctccttttgTCAGTGAGTTGTCTACATAAGTCCCAAACTAACTCTGAAAGAATGGAATCACTTGCATTGACATTAATGGATGCTGGATTGGCCCCTcaaattgtaatctctttggggcaggaaactTGTCTTATTAGGCTGTAAAATGCCCACTGAACTGTAGTAGCTATAGAATTAGTCCAAAAGTTTCAGATGTGTCTACTAATTTTGGGTACCCATTCAGAGTCACTAAAGACAGGTTTTCAGAGGGGATCAGCTCCCTGGCAAGTGGCtgtcaacatctctgaaaatcaagcattAGGTGGGTCAAGTTGAGCATCCAGAAATAGTGGCCACACTTGAATGTTGTGGTCTAATAACACTAGACCACTCTGGAGAATTCATCTGAAGCTGCAGTTTTACTTCATTGTGACTAGATTATTTTCATTCCAGGTTGattaaaaccaagttaaaaaaTTCAGCTATAGATTTTGCTTTAAAAACTTGCTTTCTTCTAACCACAGCTACTTTCCTCTCTTTCTACAGCTAACCGAATATCATGAAAAAAAATTCCTCAAAAGTTTGCTATTATATGTATTGGGAATTAATTCTGGGAGCGTAGATTATCAACTCTGTACTAAATCCTTTCAAATTCATAATCTTTTTATCCAAATTAATAGGTGTAATCTGTCAGCTGTTTTGTTGGCCAGTGATATTGACAGACATAGTTGTACTCTTAACTATAACCAAGAACTTCATTTAATACAGAGTATCCAGTGTTGAGTATTAGACCACCATAAAATATAATTGGTTGAGGCTCCACTGAAGCACATAGATAACTCTAGGTATTTGAgtactcccactgatgtcactaGAATTACTAATGTGTGAAGGTTGGGCACTTGGTTCACTGCCTTGCTGAATCACAGCCTTAACTTTGAGAATTTTGGAAATTATGTTAGGAACTTCATTGCATGTTCATTGTTTACCAATTGTTTTTTTCAGTCCAGTTTTATTTCACAATGCTGAGAGTTTTCCACTACAGTTGTCAATTCTGCTCTGCATTATACCCGTGCATCACTATTCGCTTCAGTGGGGCTGCATAGGACAGaggtagaatctggcccttctgGTGAAATTCTGTTTCCTTAACCAAAGACCACATACAGAGAATTATTTGCAAAAGGTAACCGTGTTGATGTTGGCCCTAGCTGAGACCAGTACAACATAATTTCCAGCAAACATTTTCTGAGCAGGGGTGCATATTTTTTTGAGAAAAGTATATATGGATTCTTTGGGCACGATTCTCTAGAGCTCTGTTTGGCAGGGGAGAAAACAAAGCATCAGGGTATCAGGTACGGTTCCCCACATCTCaaggccagctccagccccattGAAACTTAGAGCTACTGAGTTCTGCCAATATTCCAGAGTGAATTAGTCTCTGCAGAACTAAGTTAGCATTACTGTATCTTTCTAGTTTTAGTTTTCACTTGGTGCTTGTCTCCACTATGGGGAGATTGACACTGCTGCAATCAGTGCAGCAGGGaccgatttagcaggtctagtgaagacccgctaaatcgatggcagagtgctctccagttgaccccaGTACTCCAGCTTTCAGAGAAAAGTAAAGGAAGTTGACCAGCGAGCATCCCTCATTGATGCaacgcagtgaagacactggggtaagtcgatctaagctacattgactccagctacgttatacACAAATAACGTAgttggagtagcgtaacttagatggacttaccctggtagtgaagacaagcctttgGTGGTGTGAAAACTAAATCAACATTCATATTCTGTCAGCCATAACCTTGACTTTTAAATATTGCTGATGTGCCCCTACTACTTCCCTCTGGATGTGTGCTTGATTATGAAATATCAGTTTTTCTTCAGATATTTTTTTGGAGCAAAGGAATAATAGTTTTGCTAATTTAAATAACTAGAAACCTTGAAAATGTCTCTCAGTCCAGGTAACTGCTGGGTCTAGCTAGAGCAAGAATGGTGGTGAAGATCTTGTCCTTGGAACAATGGATGAATTAAAGGATTCAGATggagggcagcagctgcagctgcatTCAGGTGTGGAGTGAATAAAGTAGGGATAAATGCAGTATGTGGCAATGATGGGAGGGTCAGATAGGAAGGGTGGATGGGTGTGGTGGAGACCAAATGCAGTGGGCGTCCTGTCAGTAGAGTAGGGTGGGAAGGAATGATGGTTGGAGCTAATGGGGAAAGTGATATGGGAGTGAAATATGATTCAGAGAGTGGGTGCATGTTGGTCAAGGAAAGATGGCTGCTATGGGGATGTACAGAAGTGGAGACCGCAAAGCGTTGCAGAAGGGTATGGTGGATTGAGGTGACAGAAGCATGATGCTGACTGGGAACAGAATGAACTGCTGGTGTTGCAGAGAAGGCAGATGGTCCTGTGGCAGGCAAAACTTTAAGGTGCTTTGCCAGGAGTTGTTTCTGCATATGCTGCTGGGCTTGCAGCTGAAGTAACCTGTACTTGTCTATTTCATCCGGTGAAAATGTGATAGGCTGTTGAGTTAAAGGAGGGGAGATGGATTTCCTGTACATTTCTAGCTCATTTTCTGTCTCATCACACTTATGCATAGCACTGTCACAATAAGTGTTTACATTTCCTTCCACTCGATGCAAGTTCACGCTTACATCATGTACTTCTTCTTTGGTCTCTGCTGAATTAACAACAGAATATCTATTAGAAGGAAAAGCACCAGGGAAATCATTTGGTACTGGGTCACAGCTTTGTATAGAGGGTTGTACTTCACTAATTAAGAGATTTGATTGTTCCTTTATTGCTGTGTTCCTTTTTATGCTGGGAGCCTGATAGCCTATTCCTATTTGAATTATGTCTTTAAAAAGACAATTATCATAATTAGTGCCTGTTGTACTAATAATATTATTTGTCTGTGAAGCTTCAAAATTGTCTTTCTTTGCACTGCTTTCTAACAAACTGGTTTCATCATTTCTTAAAACATTTTCACTTATATCTAGGGCTTTTTCAGGCATAAGTAACATTGCTATGTCACCTACTGATGATGAAAATTTACTAGCAAAGTGACTTTGTGAGTGATCCTCCAATTCCATTCCACAATTGTTTGAAAATCCCTCTGAACCATGTGCTTGTTCTTGGCTTTTCTTGGATTGCACTCTTTCTAAAAGTAGCCTGGCTGTCAATGACGTTCTCTCTCCCACTGTGTCTTTTGCTGAGTTTTCGGAAGAGCCAACATGAAATTTTTTTGATTGACAATTTACATTCTGCAGATCAAAATGTGTAGATTCTGTTTTTCCTGGTTCAGTGCTGTAACAGCCTTCTGTCTCTTCCTTGCTTTTATTCAAATAATATACTGTTTCTTTTGAGAAGGATCCTGAACTACTGACTGTTGATCTTCTGCAACTAGATGATCGTCCACTGCTTCTTGAATGTCTGGTGGAAGAACTTTTGGAGCGGTGGTATCTTCTATTTTTGCTGTATTTTCTGCCAGAATGTCGGTGTGTATTTCTGCTTTGCTTTGATCTGTCTCTATGGTGTAAACCTCTACGTCTTGAATGTCGTTGATATTTAATTGTATCCCTCTGTGTACAGTTTCTAGTTCTTTGACTTTTACTGTAGAAAAGGTAATCCTCATCTGCATCATCATCAGAGGAAATAAAGTTGTGCTTTCCGTGTTTACATTTGTGCCTTTCATCtgtcttgttttttcttttataacaAAAGAGCAAGTGACTTCTGCTGTGATCACTTGATCTGTGACTAGAGGAGCTACTTACATAGCTAGTTGAACTGCTAATGGAAGTGTTGGAATAGCTAGAATGTCTGTCAGAAGATGACTTTTGGGAGGATGAAAATCTCCAGTATCTTGTATAAGCTCCACACCCTTCATTTTCTGAATACCTGCTTTGAGAACTTGATTTATAACTAAGGAAACTTCCAATAGAATCTTTTCCACTGTCACTTACATCACTGCTGCACCTAGGCCAGTTTTGAATGGATTTGCAGTTATTTTGGTTTTCATGTATTTCTTCAGAATAACTTAAATCACATTTTGCAGCTTTATGCTTTTTAGTCCTAGACACACAAGGCAAAAAGGAAATGCTTTCATTTCCACCACTGTGTGTTCTTTCACAGCTATGCAAATGGTGCTTTAAAGATCTCCTAGATGTTCTGGCATGGAGACTTCTTTCTCTGGTATAATCCTTTTGTGAGACATCAAGGAAAGCAGGCACTTTGGGTATGTTTTCATTCAAATAATGTGAAATGTACTTTTGACCACTTCCAttcatttctttctctgtgtCTGAAACAGCTTTTTTCTGGGCCTTGTTATGGGTTTTGGAACCTTTTGTCTTCTTTGGTTTCAGTGACTGAGTATCTTGTTCCGTTGACATTTGCTTGTCTTCTATTAAACCTGAGGTTTCATTTTCATCTGCATTCAGATTTGTAGGGGGCTCACTACagttttctgtgtttgtttcacgCTCTTTACGATCTCTATGGTTTAGAGAAAGTCGAAAGTCAAAATATAATGGATTACAGCCATAGGAAATACAGGGTGCAGTTTTTGTAAACAAAAGAAGTTCTGTGGGCCACTGAAGGGCAGTGCTCCCATCTTTGCTCAGTACATGAAGAAATGGCAGTGCTTTGGGCTTCATCTCATTAACCACTGTCTCATTTGGCAGCATTTCTGTGTTTCCGTTCACAGTTCCTGAACTCTCGAAAAATGTCTCTGTCTTGACCACATTGGGATTATAATGCAGCTCACTTGCATATCCCTGCTCAGCTGGGTGTTGTGGTGGGAACGCCGTTAAGAGGTCACTTAGCATGGTATCACTGTGCTTGTAAGGGTTCTGCTGGGTACAAAGATTGCTAGTTTGGCTTTGAGGTGAAATGAGAGTTTCCAACAATTTCTCAGTCTCATTCAACTCACCTTCTTGCGAGCCAGTCAAATCCAAATTTGAAAGCTGCATTTTGGTTTTGCAGAATGAAGGATGAGCGCTGACAATTTCTTCTAATTCTTTATTGctgtttttctcattttcttttagCGTTTTAGTTTTTGCAGCTGAATTGCTTGATGCAATGATATCCATTTGACCTTGTGGGACATTTAATCCTCTATCCACACTTGCTTTTGTATCCTCACGCAAAACTGTGCAAGACTCACCGCCATcaggagtttgttttgttttatggttAGGTGATTCACTACCATCATACGCTTCTTCAGTGTTCTCACTGAAAACTGATGCTGATGACTCTAACTTTAAATGGGCTTTtttagagaaagaaaaagaaactccTGTCCTGTGACTAATATTGGTGCCATCTGAGAATGCTTGTGAGGCTTGATTTCCAAGCGAACAGGGTCTCTCGGTATGAGATTGGTGCCTGCTTAGTGTAAGCGCCTGTTGTTTCTCTAACATGCTTCTGGAGCGACTTTGTCCTTCACACACAACCATGCTCTTGGTACCTGCTGTGATTCTGCCATTTTTATCTatgaaaattccttcctgcagTTGTTGCTTTTCCACCACCAGTCTGGGAGCTTTAAACACTGGTCTGCTGCCTGTGATGctgtaaataaagaaataaaatgaatggattaattaaataattgaaaTAAGAAATTATTAACATTTCTCATGCTCAGTCTGTTGAAGGAGGGGGTCATTAATGCTATTGAAAGTGAAAACTATTAGATTGTTTCTATATCCTATAAATGCAATTCACCCCAGCCTAGGCCACCTCtaaaaaagcaagaaaatctttattctcaaaaagaaaaggaggacttgtggcatcttagagactaacaaatttatttgagcataagctttcatgagctacagctcacttcattggatgtatgcagtggaaaatacagtggggagatttatatacacagagaatatgaaacaatgggtgttaccatacacactgtaaccagagtgatcaggtaaggtgagctattaccagcaggagagcggggtggggaaaaaaactttttgtagtgataaacaaagtccccccccacacacatactctcctgctggtaatagctcaccttacctgatcactctcgttacagtgtgtatggtaatacccattgtttcatgttctctgtgtatataaatctccccactgtattttccactgaatgcatccaatgaagtgtcTGTCCTTCTAATAagtgactgtcataaatataaagggaagggtaaacacctttaaatccctcctggccagaggaaaaaccctttcacctgtaaaggtttaagaagctaggataacctcgctggcacctgaccaaaatgaccaatggggagacaagatactttcaaagctggagaagggagaaacaaaggttctctcagtctgtgtgttgcttttgccgggagcAGAGCAtgaatgcaggttagaactcctgtaaagggctaataagcaatctagttagatatgcgttagattctgttttgtttaaatggctgataaaaataagttgtgctgaatggaatgtatattcctgtttttgtgtcttttttgtaacttaaggttttgcctagagggattctctatgttttgaatctgattaccctgtaaggtatttaccatcctgattttacagaggtgattcttttactttttcttcaattaaaattcttcttttaagaacctgattgctgttcattgttcttaagatccaagggtttgggtctgtgttcacctatgtgaggatttttatcaagccttctccaggaaagggggtgtagggtttgggaggatttgggggacgGGAAGACgcttccaagtgggctctttccctgttatgtattcgttagacgcttggtggtggcagcaataaagtccaagggcaaaaggtaaaatagtttgtacctcggggaagttttaacctaaactgataaaaataagcttagggggtttttcatgcaggtccccacatttgtaccctagagttcacagtggggaaggaacctggacaGTGACCAACTGGGAACAAGAATGACTGCATTCGAGATCGGACTTATATGATTACTGGACTAATGGTCTCTTTACTTATGCTTTAAAAATGAGTTTTGCTAGACAAATATCTGTTCTTGCAATCAATACAGTGTAGCAGAACTAGTACATAATACATCCATGCCAAGCATTGTGGACAGGAAATCAGAGTTTGAGTgaaactggaaaatattttaactcAGTACAGGGAAAAATTCTACCTGTGTCTAAAAGTATGAGGAGAGGGAGCATGTGGGGAGTCCATTTATTTGCTTTGCTTCTGACACCACTTAAAACCCACAGAGAGGTGGCTCTGCAGGCATTCAGCAGTGGGAGCCAATAAGGAACGTTCTGGGTTAGCATTAGAGGCATGTTCCAgtgctgtgtgtgcacatgccCCTCATTTAGCAAAGGGAGCTCCTATGCCATCCCCATGCCATTTATTGTGTCTCATGCAAGAATAATCTCTTGGGGGGGGCAGTGAGTGGCGGTGTTCTTTTCAGGGTGCCGCTCTGGTCAGAGCAGAGGTGCCTACTAATGCTGGTGGGTCAGTATGTGTCCATGCATATGCTAGTAGTAACTTTGAGTCAGCCAGCATTTAGACTCAGAGGGAGCTTAGCTCTCGTGGAACTTGCAATACATTACAAAGCACTAGCTGTGGCTCTGGTGACAGCAGGACCTCTGTTGATGGCCACCCTTTCCCCAGAGCAACTGAGAGCTGGCAATACGACACCTAACATGGGGGCAGCGATGCAGCACTGTCCTACCACTCTCTGCACCCATTATTCCAGCCACTGTGGATAGAAATGGCAACTGTTTTTCTTTGCTCCCTATCAAGAGTTAGGGGTAGCAGGATCTTTCTAAAAGCCAATGTATTGGTTCCTTCCCAGCCCAGCCTTGGCCTTACCTCCCTACTTTATCAGTCTGTCTGGGGACGGCACACAATTTATCCCTCTGCCGTAGAAGGGCATAAAGAGCCTTTTCACAGATAAGTGTATTTCATTTAATTAAGTTGTATGAAAACCCAATTTTACCCGTAGTCTATTCCCCTGCAGTCATTCTTAGTAGAGcaggtcaggaatttttttcaacaaaatgttttttgacggaaaatgctgattcattgaagCCTGATTTGCAGCAGGGTCTCGAAGCGGGGTCTCTCATATCCCACatgaatgctctaaccaccaggctgtgGCGTCAAtgtctctcactctgtgtctATGCATTGAGAGGAGGTGTCATTTCCAGCTGGAGCTCACATACACGTTCTGGCTTTGACTGAGCTAGCACGTTAAAAATAGAAGTGTCGCTGCAGCGGCTCAAGCGGTGGGAAGGGCGGGCTGTCTAGCGTACTATCCCATCTGAGACACAAGGCACATACTTCAGCAACTAGACCCACCACCCCAGTGCTTAGGccatttttaactatttttaacACTCGAGTTTGATCAGTGGGTGTGTCTCCTCAAACTGCAAATTACAGCTTCCGCTCAACGTGTAGATGTGCCCTAAaactctcctgttggagctgctCCACTTTGTATAAGTCACTGAATATTTATGggccaaagaaagagagagagattgattccATTGCCTGGATCAGAGCAGGGGCCTGAAATCCGTATCGTCTATATCCGATGTGAGTGCCCTACCTACTGGAGTATTGGTTATTGTGGGCTCTTGCACTCATGTTTTTTCATGAGGAATTTCAAAAGAACTCATTTTTGTTCTCCATCGGAAAGAAAACAGATTCTGAAACCCTGACGTTTTTCATGAAACAGAACTCTTCTTTTTCCATCCAGCCCTAATGCATAGTGCTAAAGTGACATACCTCAACCTTTTACTCCACAAAGGTTACATTGGCCTGAAATCGTTGCATAGTACACCATGAATGTTGTTATTTCCACTGTACTGAAAGCTTGGTTTGTTGTTAACATAAGAATGACAGTTTAATTAACCCATTATGGTCATAGATTAACATGTGTTGGAGGTCTGGGAACAACCTACTCTGTTGAAGCATTTAGTGTATGTAAGTGTCATTAAACAAAAGAGAGATATGTCAGACATAAAGGTTTATTAGTATAAACATTGTACTGTACATCTATTATTATCATCAGTTTAACTAACAGTACTGGGTAAATGTAACTGAGCTAATTGCATCTGTTTTTCACTGACACAATGATACTGTCATTTACTCTAGGGAGAAAGTACCTGAATAGCCTAAATCTACTAAAAGTAATGAAAGAGGATTTACAGGCTAAACACAGAGACATTAAGGTCTGTTTAGCCTCTTCCTTTCACTCTCTACAAACTACTAAGAGTTATACTAATCTATTCAAGTCAATTTTAATAAGATAAAATGCTGATATTGTAAAATGATCTTCAACTCACTCAATTCAGAGGCGATTAGATTAACAAGCTgcaggggagaaagcacaaaaCCTTCAGATGCCAAGTAATTAATTCAAGGACTTTCAATTTTATGGTTTTCACAAAAGGAACATTTGGAGTCAGTGATAACTGAAAATGGGTTACAGTATATGTGATCTCTGTACATTATAGAAAGCAGGACTAAAAGTTAGAGATTTCTTCTGCGAATGAGGAAAGAGAGTGTTAAAATGTAACATAAATTTCAAATACTTGCCATTCTGACTGCTTCCGTAACTCGGCAAGCTGGTGGAGCCGCTTGAGTGCTTTTTCCTGTTTCTTCTCATCTTTCCATGACTTTGAAGCCACATTTCGAGCAAAttccctttgttttaaatctttcaGTCGCTGTGTGAAAGGAGTAAAAGGGAAAGGATTAAATATGTACGGAGCAAATGCATTTCTTCTTACTACATTCCTGTGCTCCTGCTGAAGGTAATGTGCAACAGGAGATAATAAAAATGAGCTTAAAATAGTGTCTTAAGTGAAGATTCAAAATACTATTTTCATATGATGTGACAAAATAACGAAACTGTTTATGGCTGGTCTCACACAGGCTTACATTAGATGcagatacacacatgcacatccaCTTATGGATGGTATGTGTGGATGTACATCATATATATGAACATTATGCACACACATGcatagtgaaatccttgcccaattgaattcagtggaagttttgccattggcttcaaacAGATCAGGATTTCCCCCATAATATGTATAAATCTACTTGTGTAAACTCATATGTGTTTGTATATAATATAATGTGTGGCATAGAGATATTTGTGTGGGGATGCATGCTCACATGTGAATAGGTGTGTGTTCATGTGTAGTATTTAAAACTCCAGTTGTAATTGAAGGGGGGAAACGGGTGGCCAAAATATTTAATCAGGTGTCTTAAATCTCTTATGATCAAATTCACAACATTTCTGTATACCTGATATGCCTAGATTTCAGAAAACTAATGCTGAGAAATGTATAATGAAGCCATATTATATAGGGTCTTTGAATTCTTTGGGTCCCCggtgttaatattttaattacGAAGTTTTGCACAGGTGATActgtaggaaaaaaagaaagaagcacTCAGCACAAGAAAATGATGACTGCGTTCTTAGGGAATCTGATGATTGTCTAGCTTAGAActaataaaaatctttaaaactcATAGGCTGCAGTGCCCATTTATAAGTAGCTCTGATATGAAGCCAAGTAGCCCATCTAAATAATAGGTGATAAGGCCTTTGACTGATGGGTTCCATTACTGTATACACAGTATTTTACTGGTTGCCAACAACTGTCAAGTTCAACTGGCAGTGGAGTATATTTGAACCAAACGTTGGGGAGGACAGAGACTGCAAGACCACCTCCCGTGACTgactggaaaaaaattctaatacAAATTACTTTCTCCCTGGCTGCCTTCAGGAAAACATAATGGCAAGTTTCACCCTGTCTTTAAATGCCCCaattttccttccccacccagaCCTCTCTCTATGTGACATCACCCCCCAGTTCTTCTACTTCCCACAACTCCTCCATTGTCTCCAGCAAGCCGCCTCACTGAAGACTTCTCTACCCTCAAATCTCCATCTGCCTCTGAACCCATAACACACGttcactcccctgtctgtctgttaCCAGCAGGTAGAGCGCCAAGGACACAGGCCTGAGCACTGCTGCTGAAGGCAGCCTCAGACTGTCTTCATCCTCCACTCTTAAgattcccctccttcttctctacAGCCCACCAAAAGTTGGTGGATTACACGTTGTCATCTGCCAAGCCTGAAAGTTGGGAGGAAGTGTCCTTTGTCTCTCCTTATATTTATGCCCCAGGATCAGCTGGGCTAAGGAAGAAGTGGAATGCAGTAACTGTGTAGCGGATACTTAATGACGCTATAGTCAATGGCATTAATAGATTTGAGGAATGGAGATAGGGGCTGTCACATCATGATGCTCTAAGGACAAAAGCAGAATAACTATGGAATTGATGGTGGCTGCTGACATCCCACTGCCAGGAGAGGTAACAGAGCTGGCTTACCAAGTAGTATCAGAAGCACTGGTCATGGAAGCAGGGATAACTGTCTTCTAAACCCATTGTGCCAAATCCATCCTTGGAGGTCTTTAATTAAGTTATACCTAGAATGAATGTGGCTAACTGGGTTTCATTCAAAAGCCGTAAGTGTTCTGTGGAAAGTACTCAGAGCTATATTTGAGGGCCACCACTAGGAGTTTCAGACTTAATATTGTAGCATCAGGGTAACTGAATGGAGACTGCAACACCACATAGTCTAAAACAgagtttctcaacctttttgataccaggccTGGCTTGAtaccttcctaaactgtgtcagggaaagCTCAGAGACTCGTGCCAGTGCATGGAATGGTCATTGAAAAACACTGGTCTAAAATAGCCAACACTTTAATGCAGTCACAGTCCTCACACAGCAGTGTCTGCCTCCCTATAGCTGGCAATATGTGTTTCAATCCtattcccccttctctctccaaaCCACACTCACAGTTAACCAAGCTATTGGGGAGGAGGAAGCCTATTACAATATTTATCCCTTTCATATGAAGGGCAAATCTAAAGTAAAAAGGTGCTGAATGCCAGGATCCCATCTGCGTTTTGTAAAATAATAATTAGTATGTATTGTTCAATGATAGATCATATATAgaacctttaaaaacaaagttagCCCCTCTCCTTACCAAAAAAAATGGGTAAAGGGAAAGCCAAGTGGCATTAGTATGGTCTTACTTGAAGCCTATTAGCAAAGTAACCATGTTAGTCTTTCCCTTCAGAGCGTCAAGGCTAAAAACTGAGTATAGGGCAATTAAATCTAGTTTTATAGGAAAAATTAGTATTAGTAATAATCTGTCTGATATTGTTTCCCCTTTGCTGAGCAACAGCAAATATCTGAGCCTTGCGTTTCAATTTTCCATTGGAGGAGACATCAGTGACATAGAGTCTGGATATTGTTTTAATTACACATTTCCATGAGTTCTGGAATggag
Coding sequences within:
- the ZNF804B gene encoding zinc finger protein 804B; this encodes MACYLVISSRHLSNGHYRGIKGVFRGPLCKKGARSPGYAEKEKATAKGLEDVKANFYCELCDKQYHKHQEFDNHINSYDHAHKQRLKDLKQREFARNVASKSWKDEKKQEKALKRLHQLAELRKQSECITGSRPVFKAPRLVVEKQQLQEGIFIDKNGRITAGTKSMVVCEGQSRSRSMLEKQQALTLSRHQSHTERPCSLGNQASQAFSDGTNISHRTGVSFSFSKKAHLKLESSASVFSENTEEAYDGSESPNHKTKQTPDGGESCTVLREDTKASVDRGLNVPQGQMDIIASSNSAAKTKTLKENEKNSNKELEEIVSAHPSFCKTKMQLSNLDLTGSQEGELNETEKLLETLISPQSQTSNLCTQQNPYKHSDTMLSDLLTAFPPQHPAEQGYASELHYNPNVVKTETFFESSGTVNGNTEMLPNETVVNEMKPKALPFLHVLSKDGSTALQWPTELLLFTKTAPCISYGCNPLYFDFRLSLNHRDRKERETNTENCSEPPTNLNADENETSGLIEDKQMSTEQDTQSLKPKKTKGSKTHNKAQKKAVSDTEKEMNGSGQKYISHYLNENIPKVPAFLDVSQKDYTRERSLHARTSRRSLKHHLHSCERTHSGGNESISFLPCVSRTKKHKAAKCDLSYSEEIHENQNNCKSIQNWPRCSSDVSDSGKDSIGSFLSYKSSSQSRYSENEGCGAYTRYWRFSSSQKSSSDRHSSYSNTSISSSTSYVSSSSSHRSSDHSRSHLLFCYKRKNKTDERHKCKHGKHNFISSDDDADEDYLFYSKSQRTRNCTQRDTIKYQRHSRRRGLHHRDRSKQSRNTHRHSGRKYSKNRRYHRSKSSSTRHSRSSGRSSSCRRSTVSSSGSFSKETVYYLNKSKEETEGCYSTEPGKTESTHFDLQNVNCQSKKFHVGSSENSAKDTVGERTSLTARLLLERVQSKKSQEQAHGSEGFSNNCGMELEDHSQSHFASKFSSSVGDIAMLLMPEKALDISENVLRNDETSLLESSAKKDNFEASQTNNIISTTGTNYDNCLFKDIIQIGIGYQAPSIKRNTAIKEQSNLLISEVQPSIQSCDPVPNDFPGAFPSNRYSVVNSAETKEEVHDVSVNLHRVEGNVNTYCDSAMHKCDETENELEMYRKSISPPLTQQPITFSPDEIDKYRLLQLQAQQHMQKQLLAKHLKVLPATGPSAFSATPAVHSVPSQHHASVTSIHHTLLQRFAVSTSVHPHSSHLSLTNMHPLSESYFTPISLSPLAPTIIPSHPTLLTGRPLHLVSTTPIHPSYLTLPSLPHTAFIPTLFTPHLNAAAAAALHLNPLIHPLFQGQDLHHHSCSS